Proteins from a genomic interval of Medicago truncatula cultivar Jemalong A17 chromosome 3, MtrunA17r5.0-ANR, whole genome shotgun sequence:
- the LOC11411685 gene encoding disease resistance protein RPV1 isoform X1 → MEQLTLPYLSSFTCNWTYDVFLSFRGIDTRNNFTGNLYNSLQNQSGIQTFIDDEEIQKGEEITPTLLKAIKESRIFIAILSPNYASSTFCLTELVTILECSKSKGRWFLPIFYDVEPTQIRNLTGTYAEAFAKHEVRFRDEKDKVQKWRDALRQAASLSGWHFQPGSQQEYKFIRMIVANVSIRINRVPLHVANNPVGLESQIIEVASLLEFKSDERVNMVGIYGIGGIGKSTIARALHNLSADQFEGVCFLGDIRERATNHDLAQLQETLLSEVFGEKGIKVGDVYKGMSMIKARLKRKKVLLILDNVDKVQQLRALVGAPDWFGFGSKIIITTRDKHLLATHGIVKVYEVRQLKDEKALELFSWHAFKDKKNYPGYVDIAKRAVSYCEGLPLALEVIGSQLFGKSLVVCKSSLDKYERVLPKDIHAILKISYDDLEEDEKGIFLDIACFFNSSEIGYVKEILYLHGFHAEDGIQQLTDKSLMKIDTNGCVRMHDLIQDMGREIVRQESTLEPGRRSRLWFSDDIVHVLEENKGTDTIEVIIADFCEARKVKWCGKAFGQMKNLKILIIGNAQFSRDPQVLPSSLRLLDWHGYQSSSLPSDFNPKNLIILNLAESCLKRVESLKVFETLIFLDFQDCKFLTEIPSLSRVPNLGSLCLDYCTNLFRIHESVGFLAKLVLLSAQGCTQLDRLVPCMNLPSLETLDLRGCSRLESFPEVLGVMENIKDVYLDETNLYELPFTIGNLVGLQSLFLRRCKRTIQIPSYVLPKSEIVISNKVSGFRSSNVVEKVGPKVSANAMCVYNEYGKSFLNVYSLNVSTNNVIEVCSPSWNQDGHKLKNIGYRLFCHPIHRARLIMDKVSRSNESPVHFWFRKKFPRIALCCFFEIGELFDNVVLDFKLNVLINGTKQLSTSSEYIYYIKRKTHQKLCCDLQCNKEGIFSENEWNHVEILCEIEHLMPYDSERGMVYHDWITKRILKSSVIHVYSENNEDDFNLVENPDFPLSTEQKFQEMQRRLKRLHFIQLHFHQI, encoded by the exons ATGGAACAACTAACACTTCCTTATTTGTCTTCCTTCACATGTAACTGGACTTATGATGTTTTCCTTAGTTTTAGAGGCATTGATACTAGAAATAACTTCACTGGTAATCTCTACAACTCTCTCCAAAATCAAAGCGGAATACAAACTTTCATTGACGATGAAGAAAtacaaaaaggagaagaaatAACACCCACTCTTCTTAAAGCCATTAAAGAATCTAGGATTTTCATTGCTATTTTGTCCCCTAACTATGCATCTTCAACTTTTTGTTTGACTGAACTTGTTACCATTCTTGAGTGTTCAAAGTCAAAAGGAAGGTGGTTTTTGCCGATTTTTTATGATGTAGAACCAACCCAGATTCGAAACCTAACGGGAACTTATGCTGAAGCTTTTGCAAAACATGAGGTAAGGTTTAGAGATGAGAAGGATAAGGTGCAGAAATGGAGGGACGCTTTGCGGCAAGCTGCTAGTCTCTCTGGATGGCATTTCCAACCGGG GTCTCAACaagaatataaatttattagaaTGATAGTTGCAAATGTGTCTATAAGGATCAACCGTGTTCCTTTGCATGTTGCAAACAACCCAGTTGGGTTGGAGTCTCAGATAATAGAAGTGGCATCTCTCCTTGAATTTAAGTCTGATGAGAGAGTGAACATGGTAGGCATTTATGGAATCGGAGGAATAGGAAAATCAACAATTGCTCGTGCTCTGCATAATTTGTCTGCTGATCAATTTGAAGGTGTTTGTTTTCTTGGTGACATAAGAGAGAGGGCAACTAATCATGATCTGGCACAGCTACAAGAAACACTGCTTTCTGAAGTATTCGGGGAAAAGGGTATTAAAGTGGGAGATGTTTACAAAGGAATGTCAATGATTAAAGCGAGgcttaaaagaaagaaagtccTTTTGATTCTTGATAATGTTGACAAAGTGCAGCAGTTACGTGCACTTGTAGGAGCACCCGATTGGTTTGGCTTCGGAAGCAAGATCATAATCACTACAAGAGACAAGCATTTGTTGGCCACTCATGGGATTGTGAAAGTATATGAGGTTAGACAGCTAAAAGATGAAAAGGCTCTTGAATTATTTAGTTGGCATGcatttaaagacaaaaaaaattatcctggTTATGTGGATATTGCAAAACGTGCAGTATCTTATTGTGAGGGTCTTCCATTGGCTTTGGAGGTGATTGGTTCTCAATTGTTTGGAAAAAGTTTAGTTGTATGTAAATCCTCATTAGATAAATATGAAAGAGTCCTTCCCAAAGATATCCATGCAATTCTGAAAATTAGCTATGATGATTTGGAAGAAGATGAGAAGGGTATTTTTTTAGACATAGCTTGTTTCTTTAATTCTTCTGAAATAGGCTATGTCAAAGAAATACTATACTTACATGGTTTTCATGCGGAAGATGGCATACAACAGTTAACTGACAAATCTCTCATGAAAATTGATACCAATGGTTGTGTGAGAATGCATGACTTGATTCAAGACATGGGCAGAGAAATTGTGAGGCAGGAATCAACGTTGGAGCCTGGAAGACGCAGTAGATTATGGTTTAGTGATGACATTGTTCATGTTTTGGAAGAAAATAAG GGAACTGATACAATTGAAGTCATAATCGCTGACTTCTGCGAAGCAAGAAAAGTCAAATGGTGTGGAAAAGCCTTCGGACAGATGAAGAATTTGAAAATTCTTATAATTGGAAACGCACAATTTTCCAGAGATCCCCAAGTTCTTCCAAGTAGTTTGAGATTGCTTGATTGGCATGGATACCAATCATCCTCTTTACCATCTGATTTTAATCCCAAGAATCTTATAATACTTAACCTGGCTGAAAGTTGCCTTAAACGGGTTGAATCACTAAAG GTTTTCGAGACAttgatttttcttgattttcaaGACTGCAAGTTCCTAACTGAAATACCTAGCTTATCTAGAGTACCAAATTTGGGGTCATTATGTCTTGATTACTGCACTAATTTATTTAGAATCCATGAATCAGTTGGTTTTCTTGCCAAGCTTGTGTTATTAAGTGCTCAAGGATGCACACAACTAGACCGTTTGGTTCCGTGCATGAACTTGCCATCTCTAGAGACATTAGATCTTAGAGGTTGCTCGCGTCTTGAGAGCTTCCCAGAAGTACTAGGAGTGATGGAGAATATAAAAGATGTTTATTTAGATGAGACTAACCTATACGAATTGCCTTTTACAATTGGAAATCTAGTTGGGCTCCAAAGTTTGTTTTTGAGGAGATGCAAAAGGACGATTCAGATACCAAGCTACGTATTGCCAAAATCTGAGATAGTAATATCGAATAAGGTTAGCGGATTTCGATCATCAAATGTTGTAGAAAAAGTTGGTCCAAAAGTGTCTGCAAATGCCATGTGTGTTTATAATGAATACGGGAAGTCCTTCCTTAATGTGTATTCTCTTAATGTAAGTACCAACAATGTCATAGAAGTATGTAGTCCTTCGTGGAATCAAGATGGGCATAAACTCAAAAATATTGGTTATCGTCTCTTTTGTCACCCGATTCATCGTGCGAGATTAATTATGGATAAAGTTAGTAGAAGCAACGAATCGCCAGTGCATTTTTGGTTTCGAAAAAAGTTCCCCAGGATTGCTCTATGCTGTTTTTTTGAAATTGGAGAGCTGTTTGACAACGTGGTGTTGGATTTCAAGTTGAATGTACTCATCAATGGCACTAAGCAACTCTCTACTTCATCtgaatacatatattatataaaaagaaagacGCACCAAAAGCTTTGTTGTGATCTACAATGCAATAAGGAGGGTATATTCTCAGAGAATGAGTGGAACCATGTGGAGATTTTATGTGAGATTGAACATCTCATGCCATATGATTCTGAACGGGGCATGGTTTACCATGACTGGATCACTAAGAGGATTCTCAAGTCGTCTGTCATACATGTCTACAGTGAAAACAATGAGGATGATTTCAATTTAGTTGAGAATCCTGATTTTCCTCTGTCAACTGAACAAAAATTTCAAGAGATGCAAAGAAGACTTAAAAGATTACATTTTATCCAActccattttcatcaaatttga
- the LOC112420036 gene encoding protein FAR1-RELATED SEQUENCE 5-like yields MASSNEDWKPRLGMEFDTREEAEQFYLAYGLREGFGVRVRFTNRKKDGSVSSCRFVCCKEGIRKKEDKCAYEGKIRRGETRTKCLAKITLSSKNGKLVINEFVENHNHDLLNRETTHMLRSHRKITEVQAYEIDMADDSVLRQKEMYQLMSTHAGHSANVGFTEVDLLENPSFFYAYQMDIDEQITNVFWCDANMILDYGGSIIFGAALMYDETIPSFKWLFETFLQAHNNKKPKTIFTDQDQTMSRALEEVMPETHHGLCTWHLLQNGIKHLGNRMKKGASLLTDFSKCMYEIGIEADFEKAWFDLVNEHNLHGTTWINSVYEINKKWAACYMKEALTLGMRSTQSGNCSSIDSEESLMFVDKSVDEMFKKVIECPTQGRDNDNDHPSFVSYDAMQSKGFKKQPSSKGTKRHKSFLERQPKKRSAPPSKHAQSSRVPPQRSSQVRELTTNMVNGVSCSAPPTYEPPLARGGMFVSYTTMLMAPFDDTNIGALL; encoded by the exons ATGGCTTCTTCAAATGAGGATTGGAAGCCAAGACTTGGAATGGAATTTGACACTAGAGAAGAGGCTGAACAATTTTATCTTGCTTATGGTTTACGTGAGGGCTTCGGAGTTAGAGTACGCTTTACAAACAGGAAGAAAGACGGTAGTGTATCGTCATGTAGGTTTGTTTGTTGTAAGGAAGGAATACGGAAGAAAGAGGATAAATGTGCATATGAAGGAAAAATTCGGAGAGGTGAGACTAGAACGAAATGCTTAGCAAAAATTACACTTTCAAGTAAAAATGGAAAGTTGGTTATCAATGAGTTTGTAGAAAACCATAACCATGATCTACTAAATCGAGAGACAACACACATGCTTCGATCACATAGAAAGATAACTGAAGTACAAGCATATGAGATTGATATGGCTGATGACTCTGTATTAAGGCAGAAGGAAATGTATCAACTTATGAGCACACATGCAGGGCATAGCGCTAATGTTGGATTTACAGAGGTGGAT TTGTTGGAGAATCCGTCCTTCTTTTATGCATATCAGATGGATATAGATGAACAGATTACAAATGTGTTCTGGTGTGATGCAAATATGATTTTGGATTACGG AGGTTCGATCATTTTTGGTGCAGCTCTAATGTATGATGAGACAATTCCATCATTTAAATGGTTGTTTGAAACATTCTTACAagcacacaacaacaaaaaaccaaaGACGATCTTCACTGACCAAGATCAAACAATGTCTAGGGCACTTGAAGAAGTGATGCCTGAGACTCACCATGGTTTATGCACATGGCACTTGTTGCAGAATGGAATTAAACATCTTGGAAACAGGATGAAGAAAGGAGCTTCTTTGCTAACAGATTTCAGCAAGTGCATGTATGAGATTGGCATTGAAGCAGATTTTGAGAAAGCTTGGTTTGACTTGGTCAATGAACATAATCTTCATGGAACAACTTGGATCAACTCagtttatgaaataaataaaaaatgggcTGCATGTTATATGAAGGAAGCATTAACACTTGGCATGCGAAGTACACAA AGCGGCAACTGTAGCAGCATCGATAGTGAAGAAAGTCTCATGTTTGTTGATAAAAGTGTAGATGAAATGTTCAAGAAAGTAATAGAATGTCCAACACAAGGTAGAGACAATGACAATGATCATCCATCATTTGTGAGTTATGATGCTATGCAATCAAAGGGATTCAAGAAACAACCCAGCTCAAAGGGAACTAAGCGACATAAAAGTTTCCTTGAGCGTCAGCCCAAGAAAAGAAGTGCTCCTCCAAGTAAACACGCTCAATCTAGCCGTGTCCCACCTCAAAGAAGTTCACAG GTTAGAGAATTAACAACTAATATGGTCAATGGAGTATCTTGTTCCGCGCCTCCAACTTATGAGCCCCCGCTAGCACGTGGGGGTATGTTTGTTAGTTACACAACTATGTTGAtg GCACCTTTTGATGATACAAATATTGGAGCATTACTTTGA
- the LOC11411685 gene encoding disease resistance protein RUN1 isoform X2: MQVSKIQVYLHSGTGVWNELGQKRSQQEYKFIRMIVANVSIRINRVPLHVANNPVGLESQIIEVASLLEFKSDERVNMVGIYGIGGIGKSTIARALHNLSADQFEGVCFLGDIRERATNHDLAQLQETLLSEVFGEKGIKVGDVYKGMSMIKARLKRKKVLLILDNVDKVQQLRALVGAPDWFGFGSKIIITTRDKHLLATHGIVKVYEVRQLKDEKALELFSWHAFKDKKNYPGYVDIAKRAVSYCEGLPLALEVIGSQLFGKSLVVCKSSLDKYERVLPKDIHAILKISYDDLEEDEKGIFLDIACFFNSSEIGYVKEILYLHGFHAEDGIQQLTDKSLMKIDTNGCVRMHDLIQDMGREIVRQESTLEPGRRSRLWFSDDIVHVLEENKGTDTIEVIIADFCEARKVKWCGKAFGQMKNLKILIIGNAQFSRDPQVLPSSLRLLDWHGYQSSSLPSDFNPKNLIILNLAESCLKRVESLKVFETLIFLDFQDCKFLTEIPSLSRVPNLGSLCLDYCTNLFRIHESVGFLAKLVLLSAQGCTQLDRLVPCMNLPSLETLDLRGCSRLESFPEVLGVMENIKDVYLDETNLYELPFTIGNLVGLQSLFLRRCKRTIQIPSYVLPKSEIVISNKVSGFRSSNVVEKVGPKVSANAMCVYNEYGKSFLNVYSLNVSTNNVIEVCSPSWNQDGHKLKNIGYRLFCHPIHRARLIMDKVSRSNESPVHFWFRKKFPRIALCCFFEIGELFDNVVLDFKLNVLINGTKQLSTSSEYIYYIKRKTHQKLCCDLQCNKEGIFSENEWNHVEILCEIEHLMPYDSERGMVYHDWITKRILKSSVIHVYSENNEDDFNLVENPDFPLSTEQKFQEMQRRLKRLHFIQLHFHQI, from the exons ATGCAGGTCTCAAAGATTCAGGTTTACTTACACTCCGGTACTGGAGTCTGGAATGAATTAGGCCAGAAAAG GTCTCAACaagaatataaatttattagaaTGATAGTTGCAAATGTGTCTATAAGGATCAACCGTGTTCCTTTGCATGTTGCAAACAACCCAGTTGGGTTGGAGTCTCAGATAATAGAAGTGGCATCTCTCCTTGAATTTAAGTCTGATGAGAGAGTGAACATGGTAGGCATTTATGGAATCGGAGGAATAGGAAAATCAACAATTGCTCGTGCTCTGCATAATTTGTCTGCTGATCAATTTGAAGGTGTTTGTTTTCTTGGTGACATAAGAGAGAGGGCAACTAATCATGATCTGGCACAGCTACAAGAAACACTGCTTTCTGAAGTATTCGGGGAAAAGGGTATTAAAGTGGGAGATGTTTACAAAGGAATGTCAATGATTAAAGCGAGgcttaaaagaaagaaagtccTTTTGATTCTTGATAATGTTGACAAAGTGCAGCAGTTACGTGCACTTGTAGGAGCACCCGATTGGTTTGGCTTCGGAAGCAAGATCATAATCACTACAAGAGACAAGCATTTGTTGGCCACTCATGGGATTGTGAAAGTATATGAGGTTAGACAGCTAAAAGATGAAAAGGCTCTTGAATTATTTAGTTGGCATGcatttaaagacaaaaaaaattatcctggTTATGTGGATATTGCAAAACGTGCAGTATCTTATTGTGAGGGTCTTCCATTGGCTTTGGAGGTGATTGGTTCTCAATTGTTTGGAAAAAGTTTAGTTGTATGTAAATCCTCATTAGATAAATATGAAAGAGTCCTTCCCAAAGATATCCATGCAATTCTGAAAATTAGCTATGATGATTTGGAAGAAGATGAGAAGGGTATTTTTTTAGACATAGCTTGTTTCTTTAATTCTTCTGAAATAGGCTATGTCAAAGAAATACTATACTTACATGGTTTTCATGCGGAAGATGGCATACAACAGTTAACTGACAAATCTCTCATGAAAATTGATACCAATGGTTGTGTGAGAATGCATGACTTGATTCAAGACATGGGCAGAGAAATTGTGAGGCAGGAATCAACGTTGGAGCCTGGAAGACGCAGTAGATTATGGTTTAGTGATGACATTGTTCATGTTTTGGAAGAAAATAAG GGAACTGATACAATTGAAGTCATAATCGCTGACTTCTGCGAAGCAAGAAAAGTCAAATGGTGTGGAAAAGCCTTCGGACAGATGAAGAATTTGAAAATTCTTATAATTGGAAACGCACAATTTTCCAGAGATCCCCAAGTTCTTCCAAGTAGTTTGAGATTGCTTGATTGGCATGGATACCAATCATCCTCTTTACCATCTGATTTTAATCCCAAGAATCTTATAATACTTAACCTGGCTGAAAGTTGCCTTAAACGGGTTGAATCACTAAAG GTTTTCGAGACAttgatttttcttgattttcaaGACTGCAAGTTCCTAACTGAAATACCTAGCTTATCTAGAGTACCAAATTTGGGGTCATTATGTCTTGATTACTGCACTAATTTATTTAGAATCCATGAATCAGTTGGTTTTCTTGCCAAGCTTGTGTTATTAAGTGCTCAAGGATGCACACAACTAGACCGTTTGGTTCCGTGCATGAACTTGCCATCTCTAGAGACATTAGATCTTAGAGGTTGCTCGCGTCTTGAGAGCTTCCCAGAAGTACTAGGAGTGATGGAGAATATAAAAGATGTTTATTTAGATGAGACTAACCTATACGAATTGCCTTTTACAATTGGAAATCTAGTTGGGCTCCAAAGTTTGTTTTTGAGGAGATGCAAAAGGACGATTCAGATACCAAGCTACGTATTGCCAAAATCTGAGATAGTAATATCGAATAAGGTTAGCGGATTTCGATCATCAAATGTTGTAGAAAAAGTTGGTCCAAAAGTGTCTGCAAATGCCATGTGTGTTTATAATGAATACGGGAAGTCCTTCCTTAATGTGTATTCTCTTAATGTAAGTACCAACAATGTCATAGAAGTATGTAGTCCTTCGTGGAATCAAGATGGGCATAAACTCAAAAATATTGGTTATCGTCTCTTTTGTCACCCGATTCATCGTGCGAGATTAATTATGGATAAAGTTAGTAGAAGCAACGAATCGCCAGTGCATTTTTGGTTTCGAAAAAAGTTCCCCAGGATTGCTCTATGCTGTTTTTTTGAAATTGGAGAGCTGTTTGACAACGTGGTGTTGGATTTCAAGTTGAATGTACTCATCAATGGCACTAAGCAACTCTCTACTTCATCtgaatacatatattatataaaaagaaagacGCACCAAAAGCTTTGTTGTGATCTACAATGCAATAAGGAGGGTATATTCTCAGAGAATGAGTGGAACCATGTGGAGATTTTATGTGAGATTGAACATCTCATGCCATATGATTCTGAACGGGGCATGGTTTACCATGACTGGATCACTAAGAGGATTCTCAAGTCGTCTGTCATACATGTCTACAGTGAAAACAATGAGGATGATTTCAATTTAGTTGAGAATCCTGATTTTCCTCTGTCAACTGAACAAAAATTTCAAGAGATGCAAAGAAGACTTAAAAGATTACATTTTATCCAActccattttcatcaaatttga